One Elgaria multicarinata webbii isolate HBS135686 ecotype San Diego chromosome 7, rElgMul1.1.pri, whole genome shotgun sequence DNA window includes the following coding sequences:
- the FAM110B gene encoding protein FAM110B, which produces MPTETLQTGSMVKPVSPAITFTSAVPLRILNKGPDYFRRQAEPNPKRLSAVERLEADKAKYVKSQEVINAKQEPVKPAVLPKPPVCPAAKRALGSPTLKVFSNNVKTESGVQRETLKLEILKNIINSSEGSSSGSGHKHSSRNWPPHRSDSGDLHRHSFAESLKVYPTQGRSSPQESNSSVSRRLLQQSPESFLHVSHSSSDIRKVSSGKPLKAIPCSSSAPPLPPKPKIAAITTLKSPEMDTVESSCGVSRRPSLQRSKSDLSDRYFRVDADVERFFNYCGLDPEELENLGMENFARANSDIISLNFRSASMISSDCEQSQDSNSDLRNDDSANDRVPYGISAIERNARIIKWLYSIKQARESQKVSHV; this is translated from the coding sequence ATGCCTACAGAAACACTACAGACAGGTAGCATGGTCAAACCCGTCAGCCCTGCCATCACGTTCACCTCAGCTGTTCCCCTCCGCATTTTAAACAAAGGACCTGACTATTTTCGCAGGCAAGCTGAGCCTAATCCAAAAAGGCTCAGCGCCGTGGAGAGGCTGGAGGCTGACAAGGCAAAATACGTCAAGAGCCAGGAGGTCATCAATGCCAAACAAGAACCGGTGAAGCCAGCCGTGCTTCCCAAGCCACCGGTGTGCCCTGCAGCTAAACGGGCCTTGGGCAGCCCTACCTTGAAAGTGTTCAGCAACAACGTAAAGACAGAGAGTGGCGTCCAGAGGGAGACCCTAAAGCTAGAGATTTTGAAAAATATCATCAATAGCTCAGAGGGCTCCAGTTCAGGCTCAGGGCACAAACATAGTTCACGAAACTGGCCTCCCCACAGATCTGATTCTGGAGACCTACACCGGCATTCATTTGCAGAATCCTTAAAGGTTTACCCCACCCAAGGCCGTAGCAGTCCTCAAGAAAGCAACTCCAGTGTGAGTCGAAGGCTACTGCAACAGTCGCCTGAGTCATTCTTGCACGTTTCTCATAGCTCCTCAGACATTAGAAAAGTATCTAGTGGCAAACCCTTAAAAGCAATACCATGCAGTAGTTCAGCTCCACCTCTGCCTCCCAAACCCAAGATTGCCGCCATCACCACGTTGAAATCCCCAGAGATGGACACGGTAGAATCCAGTTGTGGAGTCAGCAGGCGACCTTCCTTACAGCGATCAAAGTCAGACTTAAGTGACAGATACTTTCGAGTCGACGCTGATGTTGAAAGGTTCTTTAATTACTGTGGACTGGATCCTGAAGAGCTTGAAAATCTTGGGATGGAAAATTTTGCAAGGGCTAACTCTGACATTATCTCTCTCAATTTTCGCAGTGCAAGTATGATAAGTTCAGACTGTGAACAGTCTCAGGACAGCAACAGTGACCTTAGAAATGATGACAGTGCCAATGACCGCGTGCCATATGGTATTTCTGCAATTGAAAGAAATGCCAGAATCATCAAGTGGTTATATAGCATCAAGCAAGCCAGAGAATCACAGAAAGTGTCCCATGTGTGA